From a single Streptomyces misionensis genomic region:
- a CDS encoding DUF7507 domain-containing protein has protein sequence MKRKQRSSPRGGPARTSRLAAAALTLALGVGGSLALDAGAGAHAHALPRQGGTTLLDETFTGASAPEFTGVGSACLTGAPQVGALPGPGDHPLGGCTEGVGPEPPNNAAPHGYLRLTDSSNDQSGAVLYNHALPAGEGLDVTFDQWQYGTTTGQIAPADGISFFLVDGETQLTRPGAFGGSLGYAQKLPDDDPTAEFQPGVDNGYLGVGLDVLGNYFGDWEHRGNGCPPGERSPAGTTFHVPAPGPNMVTLRGPGNGIEGYCFLTATTSNFSTTGPWPSTLPGSLQGPTTSVSGDPVQAEADLEPSRRRVHVVITPAPDPVVTVSIDFNDGTGFHQVLSTPAPTPVPPTYKFGFAGSTGLFTDTHLIRNVVVRTERPLPRLNLVKQVRRPLPGDLTAGSQVPYDFVVTNSGTTTIDDLAVSDPKIGPVSCPVTSLAPDQTVTCTATYTVTAADVAHGSIDNTAVATGTSDGQTVTSPPSSESVPIERAPGIEVEKQVETPGPYSVGQTVTYRYTVRNTGGAELTDVTVHDDRVTDITCESTTLAPAEEPGDSTTCTGTYTITAADGTAGSVTNTATATGTADGETITSPETYQTLPVGQPHLTLRKRVVSSGPYQVGSTVRYAYDVTNTGSTALHGVHVADDRVATVTCDATTLAPGQSTTCHGSYQITQADIDVCTGDGSGYGKSGYGESGYGEDDGTVECRITNIAQAAGTDPQGNTIAGAPASATVTVEAGPRCPPEPGYGKPDDKGCDRRTRHGGH, from the coding sequence ATGAAGCGAAAACAACGCTCATCGCCACGCGGCGGACCCGCCCGGACCTCCCGGCTCGCCGCGGCGGCGCTGACCCTCGCCTTGGGTGTGGGCGGCTCGCTGGCCCTGGACGCCGGTGCCGGCGCGCACGCCCACGCGCTGCCACGCCAAGGCGGAACCACCCTGCTCGACGAGACGTTCACGGGCGCGTCGGCCCCGGAGTTCACCGGGGTCGGCTCCGCGTGCCTCACCGGCGCGCCCCAGGTCGGCGCCCTGCCGGGGCCGGGCGACCACCCGCTCGGCGGCTGCACGGAAGGCGTCGGCCCCGAGCCGCCCAACAACGCCGCACCGCACGGCTACCTGAGGCTGACGGACTCCTCGAACGACCAGTCCGGTGCCGTTCTCTACAACCACGCGCTGCCCGCGGGCGAAGGTCTCGACGTCACCTTCGACCAGTGGCAGTACGGCACCACCACGGGCCAGATCGCCCCGGCCGACGGCATCTCGTTCTTCCTGGTCGACGGCGAGACCCAGCTGACCCGTCCCGGCGCCTTCGGCGGCAGCCTCGGCTACGCGCAGAAGCTGCCCGACGACGACCCGACGGCGGAGTTCCAGCCCGGCGTGGACAACGGCTACCTGGGCGTCGGGCTCGACGTCCTCGGGAACTACTTCGGCGACTGGGAGCACCGCGGCAACGGCTGCCCGCCCGGTGAGCGCTCGCCCGCGGGAACCACGTTCCACGTGCCCGCGCCGGGGCCCAACATGGTCACCCTGCGCGGTCCCGGCAACGGCATCGAGGGCTACTGCTTCCTCACCGCCACCACCAGCAACTTCTCCACCACCGGGCCCTGGCCCTCGACCCTTCCCGGAAGCCTCCAGGGGCCGACCACCTCGGTGTCGGGCGACCCGGTCCAGGCCGAGGCGGACCTGGAGCCGTCGCGCCGCCGGGTGCATGTGGTGATCACCCCGGCGCCCGACCCGGTGGTCACCGTGTCCATCGACTTCAACGACGGCACGGGCTTCCACCAGGTGCTCAGCACGCCGGCGCCGACCCCGGTGCCGCCCACCTACAAGTTCGGATTCGCGGGTTCCACCGGCCTGTTCACGGACACCCACCTGATCCGCAACGTGGTCGTCCGCACCGAACGGCCGCTGCCCCGGCTCAACCTCGTCAAGCAGGTCAGGCGACCGCTGCCCGGCGATCTGACGGCCGGTTCGCAGGTGCCGTACGACTTCGTGGTCACCAACTCGGGCACGACGACCATCGACGACCTGGCCGTCAGCGACCCGAAGATCGGCCCGGTGTCGTGCCCCGTGACCAGCCTGGCGCCCGACCAGACGGTCACCTGCACGGCCACCTACACGGTGACCGCCGCGGACGTCGCCCACGGTTCGATCGACAACACCGCCGTCGCCACGGGCACCTCCGACGGCCAGACGGTCACCTCGCCGCCCTCCTCGGAGAGCGTGCCGATCGAGCGGGCACCGGGCATCGAGGTCGAGAAGCAGGTGGAGACACCCGGCCCCTACTCCGTCGGGCAGACGGTCACCTACCGCTACACCGTGCGCAACACCGGCGGTGCGGAGCTGACCGACGTGACGGTGCACGACGACCGCGTCACGGACATCACCTGCGAGTCGACCACGCTCGCTCCCGCGGAGGAGCCCGGTGACAGCACCACCTGCACCGGCACCTACACGATCACCGCGGCCGACGGCACGGCCGGTTCCGTGACCAACACCGCCACCGCGACCGGTACGGCCGACGGCGAGACCATCACCTCGCCGGAGACCTACCAGACCCTCCCCGTCGGACAGCCCCACCTCACGCTGCGCAAGCGGGTGGTCTCCAGCGGTCCCTACCAGGTCGGGTCCACGGTCCGGTACGCGTACGACGTCACCAACACCGGCAGCACCGCGCTGCACGGCGTGCACGTCGCGGACGACCGGGTCGCCACCGTGACCTGTGACGCCACTACGCTCGCCCCCGGGCAGAGCACCACCTGCCACGGCTCGTACCAGATCACCCAGGCCGACATCGACGTCTGCACGGGCGACGGCTCCGGGTACGGGAAGTCCGGCTACGGCGAGTCCGGGTACGGCGAGGACGACGGCACCGTCGAGTGCCGCATCACCAACATCGCCCAGGCCGCCGGCACCGACCCGCAGGGCAACACGATCGCCGGCGCACCCGCCTCGGCCACCGTCACGGTCGAGGCCGGGCCGCGGTGCCCGCCCGAGCCGGGCTACGGCAAGCCGGACGACAAGGGCTGCGACCGGCGCACCCGGCACGGCGGCCACTGA
- a CDS encoding TVP38/TMEM64 family protein codes for MLDTSNRSGGTAELAVPAPPLHRTGLAARCARALLSPRARLSLLLALLAGAGAAVLLFDPQRLLTHGWPPQAGGIAAALVFGVGYGLCTVAFVPRPLLNLAAGALFGSQLGLATALAGTVLGAGVAFGLGRLLGQDALRPLLRGRLLRAADGQLSRHGFRSMLAARLFPGVPFWAANYCAAVSRMGWLPFLLATALGSVPNTAAYAVAGARASAPTSPAFLLAMACIAVPALVGTVVAWRQRHRLRGR; via the coding sequence GTGCTCGACACCAGCAACCGCTCCGGGGGCACCGCCGAACTCGCCGTCCCGGCACCACCCCTGCACCGCACGGGTCTCGCCGCGCGCTGCGCCCGCGCGCTGCTCTCCCCGCGGGCGCGGCTTTCGCTGCTGCTCGCCCTGTTGGCGGGTGCGGGCGCGGCCGTGCTGCTCTTCGACCCGCAGCGCCTGCTGACGCACGGCTGGCCGCCGCAGGCGGGCGGGATCGCGGCGGCGCTGGTGTTCGGGGTCGGTTACGGGCTGTGCACGGTGGCGTTCGTGCCGCGGCCGCTGCTGAACCTGGCGGCGGGCGCGCTGTTCGGCTCGCAGCTGGGTCTCGCGACCGCGCTGGCGGGCACCGTGCTGGGCGCGGGCGTGGCCTTCGGGCTCGGGCGGCTGCTCGGGCAGGACGCGTTGCGCCCGTTGCTGCGCGGGCGGCTGCTGAGAGCGGCGGACGGGCAGTTGAGCCGGCACGGGTTCCGGTCGATGCTGGCGGCGCGGCTGTTCCCGGGGGTGCCGTTCTGGGCGGCGAACTACTGCGCGGCCGTCTCCCGGATGGGGTGGCTCCCCTTCCTGCTGGCGACGGCGCTCGGTTCGGTGCCGAACACCGCCGCCTACGCGGTGGCCGGCGCCCGTGCCTCGGCGCCGACGTCCCCCGCGTTCCTGCTGGCGATGGCCTGTATCGCCGTACCGGCGCTGGTGGGCACGGTGGTGGCCTGGCGGCAGCGGCACCGGCTGCGGGGCCGATGA
- a CDS encoding thiolase family protein, with amino-acid sequence MRDAVIVEAVRTPIGKGKSNGALAHVHPVQLLAHTLGALVERSGVDPALIDDVIGGTVDQVGEQAMNTTRYAVLAAGFPESVPATTVDRQCGSSQQAVHFAAQGVVSGAYDMVVACGVESMSRVPMWSNVPAGKDPFGPGVAARYPEGLVPQGISAELIAAKWSLSRTRMDEFAVSSHRKADAAWRAGLFDAETAPLEGLARDESVRPGSTPEILAGLRPAYHDPAFAERFPQIEWNITAGNASPVNDGASAVLITSGETAARLGLRPLARLHSFAVTGSDPLLMLTGVVPATEKVLRRAGLTLGDIDLFEVNEAFAAVVLAWQQETGADLDRVNVHGGAIALGHPLGASGTRLTTTLVHAMRQRGARYGLQTMCEAGGLANAMILEAV; translated from the coding sequence ATGCGCGACGCAGTGATCGTCGAAGCCGTACGCACCCCGATCGGCAAGGGCAAGTCCAACGGCGCCCTCGCGCACGTCCACCCCGTACAACTGCTCGCCCACACCCTCGGCGCCCTGGTCGAGCGCTCCGGGGTCGACCCGGCGCTGATCGACGACGTGATCGGCGGCACCGTCGACCAGGTCGGCGAACAGGCCATGAACACCACGCGGTACGCGGTACTCGCCGCCGGCTTCCCCGAGTCGGTCCCGGCCACCACGGTGGACCGCCAGTGCGGCTCCTCCCAGCAGGCCGTGCACTTCGCCGCGCAGGGCGTCGTCTCCGGCGCCTACGACATGGTCGTCGCCTGCGGCGTGGAGTCGATGAGCCGGGTGCCGATGTGGTCCAACGTGCCCGCGGGCAAGGACCCGTTCGGGCCCGGCGTCGCCGCGCGCTACCCGGAGGGCCTGGTGCCGCAGGGCATCAGCGCCGAACTCATCGCCGCCAAGTGGTCCCTGAGCCGGACGCGGATGGACGAGTTCGCCGTCTCCTCCCACCGCAAGGCGGACGCGGCGTGGCGGGCGGGGCTGTTCGACGCCGAGACCGCGCCCCTGGAGGGCCTCGCCCGCGACGAGAGCGTCCGCCCCGGCAGCACCCCCGAGATCCTCGCCGGCCTCCGGCCCGCCTATCACGACCCGGCCTTCGCCGAACGCTTCCCGCAGATCGAGTGGAACATCACCGCGGGCAACGCCAGCCCGGTCAACGACGGCGCCTCCGCCGTCCTGATCACCTCCGGCGAGACGGCCGCCCGCCTCGGGCTGCGCCCGCTGGCCCGGCTGCACAGCTTCGCGGTCACCGGCTCCGACCCGCTGCTGATGCTCACCGGAGTCGTCCCGGCCACCGAGAAGGTGCTGCGCCGGGCGGGCCTCACCCTCGGCGACATCGACCTGTTCGAGGTCAACGAGGCCTTCGCCGCCGTCGTCCTCGCCTGGCAGCAGGAGACCGGCGCCGACCTCGACCGGGTCAATGTGCACGGCGGCGCCATCGCCCTCGGCCACCCACTCGGCGCCAGCGGCACCCGCCTGACCACCACCCTCGTCCACGCGATGCGGCAGCGCGGCGCCCGCTACGGCCTCCAGACCATGTGCGAGGCCGGCGGACTCGCCAACGCCATGATCCTGGAGGCCGTCTGA
- a CDS encoding winged helix-turn-helix transcriptional regulator — MAAIKDPRPCSIADTLALVGEKYSLLVLREVCLGNGRFDRLVRNIGAPRDVLSTRLRRLVDAGILTKHAYSERPRRFEYRPTAAGLDLEPVLMTLKEWGDRHLRQNTDLPMVVEHNCGHELVPVVTCRACGDPVHHEDLTAHPQAPGWTLQGPAEP, encoded by the coding sequence ATGGCCGCCATCAAGGACCCGCGTCCCTGTTCCATCGCCGACACCCTCGCGCTGGTCGGCGAGAAGTACTCCCTGCTCGTGCTGCGGGAGGTGTGCCTGGGCAACGGCCGCTTCGACCGGCTGGTGCGCAACATCGGCGCCCCGCGGGACGTCCTGTCCACCCGGCTGCGCAGGCTCGTGGACGCCGGAATTCTCACCAAGCACGCCTACAGCGAGCGCCCCCGGCGCTTCGAGTACCGGCCCACAGCGGCGGGCCTGGACCTGGAACCGGTCCTGATGACCCTCAAGGAGTGGGGCGACCGCCACCTCCGCCAGAACACCGATCTGCCCATGGTCGTGGAGCACAACTGCGGCCACGAACTGGTCCCGGTGGTCACCTGCCGCGCCTGCGGCGACCCGGTGCACCACGAGGACCTGACCGCGCACCCGCAGGCCCCCGGCTGGACGCTGCAGGGCCCGGCAGAGCCCTGA
- a CDS encoding restriction endonuclease, producing the protein MSRRSNGVVGVWAEIQRQQQRTREAEARRQREEARRERAYQRQAAQSHREQRQAEALRRTGELDARVAELRGLLASGCRAPAFRASALLRPETVEPFAPGALAQPVPLPDFDHYRTQGGWGAGRRAQAQAEARARFERDWHAAQAAEAQRQRRLASYQRQYQEWADARLAELRRHNASVTELTEGVARRDPAFVVEYFSAVLYSSTAWPEGFPRQVVAAYDAAAGRLVLDWQLPAYDVVPEAKAVRYLSGADQFKETSRPVTQRRALYREVLAQCVLLVLHELFAADEADTLESVTVNGFVDGHDPSTGRPGRMYLATVMAPRPAFRALHLAQVDAVSCLADALRGQLSARPDQLAPVRPGRRPQEVGSRVVTHGDDGDGEAEPDLYAMDPLAFEELVADLFRAMGMEAVTTQRSNDGGVDVDALDPTPIRGGKIVVQVKRYRNTVPPTAVRDLYGTVQDTGANKGVLVTTSKFGPGSHAFANGKPLELIAGTELVDLLHRHGLRGRLGDGAARTATPRAAGAPDTGLPDDHNVLGMSWSGGVAVDVCALVCRGDRVLGDDHFVFYNNPGTPDGSVRALPATAPDKAAMRVRFDALPAEADRLVLVAAVDPGADPHADLSGFTDARIRLLDPSRAELGRLEVSDGRPGETALVLGSFRRRPTGDWDFVLGGKGYPGGLAELVRDFGIEVE; encoded by the coding sequence ATGAGTCGTCGTTCCAACGGCGTGGTCGGCGTCTGGGCCGAGATACAGAGGCAGCAGCAGCGCACACGGGAGGCCGAGGCCCGACGGCAGCGGGAGGAGGCGCGGCGCGAGCGTGCGTACCAGCGGCAGGCCGCCCAGAGCCACCGCGAGCAGCGGCAGGCGGAGGCGCTGCGCCGCACCGGGGAACTCGACGCCAGGGTCGCCGAGTTGCGGGGCCTCCTCGCCTCGGGCTGCCGGGCCCCGGCGTTCCGTGCGTCCGCGCTCCTGCGTCCCGAGACGGTCGAGCCGTTCGCGCCGGGCGCGCTCGCCCAGCCCGTTCCCCTGCCGGACTTCGACCACTACCGGACGCAGGGCGGGTGGGGCGCCGGCCGCCGCGCCCAGGCTCAGGCGGAGGCCCGGGCCCGCTTCGAGCGGGACTGGCACGCGGCCCAGGCGGCGGAGGCACAGCGGCAGCGGCGGCTGGCGTCGTACCAGCGGCAGTACCAGGAGTGGGCCGACGCCCGGCTGGCCGAGCTGCGGCGGCACAACGCCTCGGTCACCGAGCTGACGGAAGGGGTCGCACGGCGCGATCCCGCCTTCGTGGTCGAGTACTTCTCCGCGGTCCTCTACTCCTCGACGGCCTGGCCTGAGGGTTTCCCCCGGCAGGTGGTGGCGGCGTACGACGCGGCGGCCGGCCGGCTGGTGCTGGACTGGCAGCTGCCCGCCTACGACGTCGTGCCCGAGGCCAAGGCCGTCCGCTACCTGTCCGGCGCGGACCAGTTCAAGGAGACCTCCCGGCCGGTGACCCAGCGCAGGGCCCTGTACCGGGAGGTCCTGGCGCAGTGCGTGCTGCTCGTCCTGCACGAACTCTTCGCCGCGGACGAGGCGGACACGCTGGAATCGGTCACCGTGAACGGGTTCGTGGACGGGCACGACCCCTCGACGGGCCGGCCGGGCCGGATGTACCTGGCCACCGTCATGGCCCCGCGCCCGGCGTTCCGCGCACTGCACCTGGCCCAGGTGGACGCCGTCAGCTGTCTGGCCGACGCGCTGCGCGGGCAGCTCTCGGCGCGCCCCGACCAGCTCGCGCCGGTGCGGCCGGGCCGTCGGCCGCAGGAGGTCGGAAGCCGTGTCGTCACGCACGGCGACGACGGTGACGGGGAAGCCGAACCCGACCTGTACGCGATGGACCCCCTCGCCTTCGAGGAACTCGTCGCCGACCTCTTCCGCGCCATGGGGATGGAGGCCGTCACCACCCAGCGCTCGAACGACGGCGGGGTGGACGTGGACGCGCTCGATCCGACGCCGATCCGCGGCGGCAAGATCGTCGTGCAGGTGAAGCGCTACCGCAACACGGTGCCGCCCACGGCGGTGCGCGACCTGTACGGCACCGTGCAGGACACCGGCGCCAACAAGGGCGTCCTCGTGACCACGTCGAAGTTCGGCCCCGGCTCGCACGCCTTCGCCAACGGCAAGCCGCTGGAGCTGATCGCGGGCACCGAACTCGTCGACCTGCTGCACCGGCACGGGCTGCGCGGGCGCCTGGGGGACGGCGCGGCCCGCACCGCGACGCCGCGGGCGGCGGGCGCCCCGGACACCGGCCTGCCCGACGACCACAACGTCCTGGGCATGTCCTGGTCCGGCGGCGTCGCCGTGGACGTGTGCGCCCTCGTCTGCCGCGGCGACCGCGTCCTCGGCGACGACCACTTCGTCTTCTACAACAACCCGGGCACCCCGGACGGCTCGGTCCGCGCCCTGCCCGCCACGGCACCCGACAAGGCCGCGATGCGCGTCCGCTTCGACGCGCTGCCGGCCGAGGCGGACCGGCTCGTCCTCGTGGCCGCCGTCGACCCCGGGGCCGACCCGCACGCCGACCTCTCCGGCTTCACCGACGCCCGCATCCGTCTGCTCGACCCCTCGCGGGCCGAGCTGGGCCGGCTGGAGGTCTCCGACGGGCGCCCGGGCGAGACCGCCCTGGTCCTCGGCTCGTTCCGGCGCAGGCCGACCGGCGACTGGGACTTCGTCCTGGGCGGCAAGGGCTATCCGGGCGGCCTCGCGGAACTGGTCCGGGACTTCGGCATCGAGGTCGAGTGA
- a CDS encoding nuclear transport factor 2 family protein, with translation MTQRAELSGLLDRLAVDELVTAYAVTVDDGDWAAYRELFTRGGRADYRSAGGIEGEAGQVADWLAGQLARFAVRQHLIVNRRVRFGTLDHDTGDTARVRADYLTPMRFADGGSGAPDVECGGRYDFGLLRTPEGWRLGEVVVTEKWRRTTSA, from the coding sequence ATGACGCAGCGTGCGGAACTATCGGGCCTGCTGGACCGGCTGGCCGTGGACGAGCTGGTCACCGCGTACGCGGTGACCGTGGACGACGGCGACTGGGCGGCGTACCGGGAGCTGTTCACCAGGGGCGGGCGGGCCGACTACCGGTCGGCCGGCGGGATCGAGGGCGAGGCCGGGCAGGTCGCCGACTGGCTCGCCGGGCAGCTGGCGCGGTTCGCGGTGCGCCAGCACCTGATCGTCAACCGCCGGGTGCGGTTCGGGACCCTGGACCACGACACCGGGGACACGGCCCGGGTGCGGGCCGACTATCTGACCCCGATGCGCTTCGCCGACGGCGGTTCGGGGGCGCCGGACGTGGAGTGCGGCGGCCGCTACGACTTCGGGCTGCTGCGCACGCCCGAGGGCTGGCGGCTCGGCGAGGTCGTCGTCACCGAGAAGTGGCGGCGGACGACCTCGGCGTGA
- the lnt gene encoding apolipoprotein N-acyltransferase, whose translation MTTIDRRPASRWRRSAVVALAGALPVLAFPAPSLWWFAYVALVPWLLLARSAPSGRRAAYDGWCGGFGYLVAVHHWLLPSLHVFIFLIGALLGLLWAPWGWLVHRYLGGSPSPGRCAVALLALPSGWLIPELVRSWQGLGGPWGLLGASQWQVEPALRLASVGGVWLLSFLVVAVNVAVAVLVSVRAARVPAVATVAATAAATCAAWAWAPRPQIDGGTRIAVVQPGPVDGPDSAARRFDREERLTRRLVGQDVDLVVWGESSVGYDLADRPDLARRIAALSRETGADVLVNVDARRSDRPGIYKSSVLVGPDGPTGGRYDKMRLVPFGEYVPARSLLGWATSVGKAAGEDRRRGTEQVVMNVGHGLRIGPLICFETAFPDMSRQLADDGADVLLGQSSTSTFQHSWAPPQHASLAALRAAETGRPMVHATLTGVSAAYGPDGRRLGPWLGTGASTTRVYDVPLAHGVTPYVRYGDWPVRGALLVLAALCAGEGVRALRPRRGGPEPLVPPARTVHGSPARRGR comes from the coding sequence ATGACGACGATCGATCGCCGGCCGGCCTCCCGTTGGCGGCGCTCGGCCGTCGTCGCGCTCGCGGGCGCCCTGCCCGTCCTCGCGTTCCCGGCGCCGTCGCTGTGGTGGTTCGCCTACGTCGCCCTCGTCCCGTGGCTGCTGCTGGCCCGCTCGGCACCGTCCGGCCGGCGGGCGGCGTACGACGGCTGGTGCGGCGGCTTCGGCTACCTGGTGGCCGTGCACCACTGGCTGCTGCCGAGCCTGCACGTGTTCATCTTCCTGATAGGCGCGCTGCTGGGCCTGCTCTGGGCGCCCTGGGGCTGGCTGGTGCACCGGTACCTGGGCGGCTCGCCCTCCCCCGGCCGGTGCGCCGTCGCGCTCCTGGCGCTGCCCTCCGGCTGGCTGATACCCGAGCTGGTCCGCTCCTGGCAGGGGCTCGGCGGCCCCTGGGGCCTCCTCGGCGCCTCCCAGTGGCAGGTGGAGCCCGCGCTGCGGCTGGCCTCGGTGGGCGGGGTGTGGCTGCTGAGCTTCCTGGTGGTGGCCGTGAACGTGGCGGTGGCCGTGCTGGTATCGGTGCGCGCGGCCCGCGTGCCGGCGGTGGCCACGGTGGCCGCCACCGCCGCCGCCACCTGCGCCGCCTGGGCGTGGGCGCCGCGCCCACAGATCGACGGCGGTACGCGGATCGCCGTGGTGCAGCCGGGCCCGGTGGACGGGCCGGACAGCGCCGCGCGGCGCTTCGACCGAGAGGAGCGGCTGACCCGGCGGCTCGTCGGGCAGGACGTCGACCTGGTGGTGTGGGGCGAGTCCAGCGTCGGCTACGACCTCGCCGACCGGCCCGACCTGGCCCGGCGGATCGCCGCGCTGTCCCGCGAGACGGGCGCCGACGTGCTGGTGAACGTGGACGCGCGCCGCTCCGACCGGCCCGGGATCTACAAGAGTTCGGTGCTGGTCGGCCCGGACGGCCCGACCGGCGGCCGCTACGACAAGATGCGGCTGGTCCCCTTCGGCGAGTACGTCCCCGCCCGTTCCCTGCTCGGCTGGGCCACCTCGGTGGGCAAGGCGGCCGGCGAAGACCGCAGGCGCGGCACCGAGCAGGTCGTGATGAACGTCGGGCACGGGCTGCGGATCGGGCCGCTGATCTGCTTCGAGACCGCGTTCCCCGACATGAGCCGGCAGCTGGCCGACGACGGCGCGGACGTGCTGCTCGGCCAGTCCTCCACCTCCACCTTCCAGCACAGCTGGGCGCCGCCGCAGCACGCCTCGCTGGCCGCGCTGCGCGCCGCCGAGACCGGCCGCCCGATGGTGCACGCGACCCTCACCGGCGTCTCGGCCGCGTACGGGCCGGACGGGCGGCGGCTCGGCCCGTGGCTGGGGACGGGGGCGAGCACCACACGGGTGTACGACGTGCCGCTCGCGCACGGCGTCACGCCGTACGTCCGCTACGGCGACTGGCCGGTGCGCGGGGCGCTGCTGGTGCTGGCCGCGCTGTGCGCCGGCGAGGGGGTGCGGGCGCTCAGGCCGCGTCGGGGCGGTCCTGAACCGCTCGTACCACCCGCTCGCACAGTTCATGGGTCGCCAGCGCGTCGCGGGCGCTGA
- a CDS encoding Gfo/Idh/MocA family protein, which produces MKVGCIGLGDIAQKAYLPVLGALPGVDLHLHTRTPATLARVADGLHLPPGQRHEELGSLLAAGLDAAFVHAPTAVHPEIVTRLLEAGVPTYVDKPLAYRLADSERLVELAERRGVSLGVGFNRRHAPGYAECLEHPRELILMQKNRVGLPEEPRSMILDDFIHVVDTLRFLVPGPIDEVTVRARLRDGLLHHVVLQLGGDGFTALGVMNRLSGSTEEVLEVSGQDMKRQVRNLAEVIDHRGEPTLRRRGDWVPVARQRGIEQAVLAFLDAVRAGQLLSARDALATHELCERVVRAVQDRPDAA; this is translated from the coding sequence GTGAAGGTCGGCTGCATCGGACTCGGGGACATCGCGCAGAAGGCGTATCTGCCGGTGCTGGGCGCCCTGCCCGGGGTCGACCTCCACCTGCACACCCGCACCCCCGCCACCCTCGCCCGCGTCGCCGACGGCCTGCACCTGCCGCCCGGACAGCGGCACGAGGAACTCGGCTCCCTGCTGGCCGCCGGGCTCGACGCGGCCTTCGTGCACGCGCCCACCGCCGTCCACCCCGAGATCGTCACCCGGCTCCTGGAGGCGGGCGTCCCGACGTACGTCGACAAGCCGCTCGCCTACCGGCTCGCCGACTCCGAGCGGCTGGTGGAGCTCGCCGAGCGGCGCGGCGTCTCCCTCGGCGTCGGCTTCAACCGGCGTCACGCGCCCGGCTACGCCGAGTGCCTGGAACACCCGCGCGAGCTGATCCTCATGCAGAAGAACCGGGTCGGGCTGCCCGAGGAGCCCCGCTCGATGATCCTGGACGACTTCATCCACGTCGTCGACACCCTGCGCTTCCTGGTGCCGGGACCGATCGACGAGGTGACGGTCCGCGCCCGCCTCCGGGACGGGCTGCTGCACCACGTGGTGCTCCAGCTCGGCGGCGACGGCTTCACCGCGCTCGGCGTGATGAACCGCCTCAGCGGCTCCACGGAGGAGGTCCTGGAGGTCTCCGGGCAGGACATGAAGCGTCAGGTGCGCAACCTCGCCGAGGTGATCGACCACAGGGGCGAGCCGACCCTGCGCCGGCGCGGCGACTGGGTGCCGGTGGCCCGCCAGCGCGGCATCGAGCAGGCGGTGCTCGCCTTCCTGGACGCGGTGCGTGCCGGGCAGCTGCTCAGCGCCCGCGACGCGCTGGCGACCCATGAACTGTGCGAGCGGGTGGTACGAGCGGTTCAGGACCGCCCCGACGCGGCCTGA